In Micromonospora ferruginea, the sequence CGACCAGCGGCTGCCGGAACACGGCGGAGAGCAGCAGCGCCAGGCCGTAGCCGATGCCGAAGAGGATGCCGGGCAGATAGAAGTCGCGCGCGTCGCCGCTGCGCAGGGCGAACAACGCGCCGACGCCGATGCCGAACAATCCGTTCAGCGCGTGCCGCACCGGTTTGCGCTGCGCCAGCCGCATCGCGGCGATCAGCAGCGCCACCGCGATCGAGGCGATCAGCGCCGGCCGCAGCTCGCCCACCACGTTGGCGATCACGAAGACCACCACCGGGATGCTCGACTCGACGAGGCCACGCCAACCGCCGAGCTGGTCGGCCATCTGCTCGGCGATGCTGGGCAGCCGCTCCTCGTCCTGCGGGTCGAGGCCCGACGGGGTGTGCTGCTGTCCGGTCGTCACTTCGGCGGCTCCAGCTCGTAGTGCGGGTTGTAGATCACCTTGCGGTCGTCCCGCACGGCCACCCGGCCGTGCGCGGTGAGGTGCCGGCCCGGCTCGATCCCGGCGATGTGCCGCCGGCCCAGCCAGACCAGGGTGACCACGTCGTTGCCGTCGTACAGGTCGGCCTCCAGCGTGGGCAGGTTGGTGCGCGGCGTGTAGACCACCGTGCGCAGCCGCCCGGCCACCGAGACCACCTGCCCCCGGTTGCACTGGTGGGTCGGGGTGCCACCGGACTCGGCGCTCTCCCGGCGCAACTCCTGCGCCTCGATCTCGGCCTCGCTCGCGGTGAGCCGTTGCAGGAGCCGCCGCAGCGACACCCGGCCCTGGTCGGTCGTCATGACCTCCGCGTCACCCTCTCCACCGGCGGGGGCTCCACGGGGGGCGGAGCCGTCCCGCCAGCGTACGCCGGTCCGGCCCGGGAGCGGGACCACCGGGCCCCGTGGCCGACCCCGGGCGGGCCGGGCGGCGGACACGGGCGCGGGCCCGGGCCCGCCGGCGGAAGGGCCGACGGGACCGGGCCCGGCACGATATCTCAGACCTCCTGCGGGCCGCCGGCCTGCTGCTCGGCGACCTCGCGGGGCAGCCGCAGCGGCAGCGGCTCACGGACCGGCTTGGCCTCCTGGCCCCGGTCCACGACCAGCCCGTCCAGGCAGGCGGCGAGCGCGCCGCCGGCCGTCGGGTCGGTGGCCGCCCGGCCCTGGAAGACGCCACGCACCATCCAGCGCGGCCCGTCGACGCCGACGAAGCGCAGGTCGGTCACGCCGTCCGGGGTGCGGACCCGGGCGCGCAGCTCGGGGCCGCGCTCCCCCTCGACCTCCTCGGTCACGGCGCCGTCGTTCACCAGCGAGGTGCGGATCTCCTCGCGCACCTCGTCCCAGATGCCCTCCGAGCGGGGCGCGGCGAAGACGCCGAGCTGCAGCGCGTTCTCCCCGTGCACCAGCACGACCTGCTGGATCACGCCCTGCGGGTCGGCCTGCACCCGCACCTCCACGTCCGGCACCGCCGGGATCTGGAGGCTGCCCAGGTCGAGCCGGGGCTCGTCGGGCGCCTCGCTGACGTCGTACGGCCCGCGGGCCGGCGCCGTCGAGGTCTCCTCGGCCGCCAGGGCGTCGTTGTCACGCGCCTGCCGCGCCTCGTCGGCCCGCTTCCGGGAGAAGATCACTGCGTCCACCCTCCGCTGTTCGCACTCACCCTGCCACCTCTTCGCTCTGCCCACCGGCCGGAGCCGGAACCAGCCCGGCGTGCCCGCCGGTGGACCCGTGGCCACCGGCGCCGCGCCGCGACTCGGGCAGCTCGGCCACCGGCCGGAACTCGGCCCGGGCGACCCGCTGGACGACGAGCTGCGCGATCCGGTCGCCCCGGCTGATCGTCGCCGGCGTGTCCCGATCATGGTTGATCAGGTTGACCAGGATCTCACCCCGGTAGCCGGCGTCGACCGTACCGGGCGCGTTCAGCACCGTCACGCCGAGCCTGGCGGCCAGCCCCGATCGGGGGTGGACCAGCCCGACGTACCCCTCCGGCAGCGCCACGGCGACGCCGGTGGGCACCAGGGCCCGCCCGCCGGGCGGCAGCTCCACGTCCGCGGCGGCCACCAGGTCCGCGCCGGCGTCGCCCGGATGGGCGTACGCCGGCAGCGGCAGCTCCGGGTCGAGCTGCCGTACGGGCACGGGCACGACATCTGTCACGGTCATCCTCTTCCGTCCGGTCCTCGCGGGGTGACCCTGCCATCCTGCCGGTTGGCCGGGCCGCCGCGCGCCGTACCCTCGCACTGTGCGTCAGTCGTCATCTCCGGCCGCCCCGACGGCCACTCCCGCGCCCTACGCGGAGCGTCTCGGGCTGCCCTGGTGGGCCTGGCCGGTGGCGCTGGCCGTGGCCGGTCTGCTCGCCGCCGAGCTGTGGCTGGGCGCGACCGGGTTCCGGGCCTGGCTGCCGTTCGTGCTGCTGCTCCCGGCCACGGTGGCCGCCCTGTGGTGGCTGGGCCGGATCCGGGTGGCGGTCCGCGACGGAGAGCTGCGGGTGGACGACGCCCGCCTGCCGGTGCGCCACGTCGCGGACGCGGTGCCGCTGGACGCGGCCGGCCGGCGCGAGGTGCTCGGCGTCGGCGCCGACCCGCTGGCGTTCGTGGTGCAGCGCCCGTGGATCGGCGGCGCGGTCCAGGTGGTGCTGGACGACCCAGCCGACCCCACCCCGTTCTGGGTGGTCAGCACCCGGCACCCGGTGGAGCTGGCGGCCGCGCTGCTGGCCGCCCGCGACGCCGCCTGACCCGCTCCCGGACCGTCAGCTCGACTTGCCGGGCAGGCCGCGGGCGGTGTGCCGGAGGTCCTTGCGGAGCTGCTCGCCCAGCGCCCGGGTGGCGCGCCGGTTGAGGTAGCCGGCCACCGCCGCGCCGGTCAGGAACGGGCCGAGCGTGGTGAGGTTGCGGCCGAAGCGGCGCAGCAGGCTGTCCCGCAGCTCACGACGGGCGGCGGTGCCCAGCACGGCGCTCACCCCGACCCCGGGCATCATCGGGTTGATCCCCCGCTGGCCGGCCCAGGACTGCACCAGCGCCACCGTGCGCGCGGTGCCGCCGGTGGGCAGCGGCATCCGGTGCAGCTCGTGCAGCTCCCCGATCAGCTTCAGCTCGATCGACACCACGGCGACCGTCTCGGCGGCCAGCAGCACGGGGGCGGAGAGCAGCGTGGGCGTGACCGCCCACTCGACCGCGGCGACCCCGCCACCGGCCGCGCCGACCCCGGCGGTGGCCCGGGACGCGTTGCGGACCAGCCGGTCGGCGATCGCGTCGTCGTCCAGGCCGGGGAAGTGCCGTCGCAGCGTGGCGACGTCCCGGATCGGCACGTGCGGCGCCACCTCGGCGATGGTCTCGGTCATCCAGCGCAGCGCCGCCCGGGGCTTGAACAGGTCGGTCAACCCGCGGGCGCGGGCCTGGCCGACCAGCCGGACCAGAAGTTGCCGGCGGCGGGCCGGCGCGATGTCGTCGGCGGTCAGCGCGGCGACGGTGGCGCCCAGCTCCTCGCCGGCGTCACCGGCCGGGGTACGGACCGGGTCCGCGCCGGTCGGGTCGGTGGTCGGGTCCGGCGTGGACGGCGTCGGTCCCGTGCCCGGGACCGGCGTCCGGTCGGTGTCGCCGGTCCGCTCGCTGCGCTCGCTCACCCGTCCGCCCTCCTGCTCCGCGCGGCGTGGCAGCCGCCCGTACGAGTCAAGCAGCTTCCGGCCACCGGCGCACGGCGGCTCGAACAGCGGCGGCCCCGTCGAGGAGGCCGCCGCCGGTGTCCCGGCTCGGGATCAGACGCACTCGCGGCAGATCAGGTCGCCGTTGCGCTCGACCGCCAGTTGGCTGCGGTGGTGGACCAGGAAGCAGCGGGCGCACCGGAACTCGTCCTGCTGCATCGGGAGCACCTTGACCGTGAGTTCCTCGTCGGCCAGGTCGGCGCCGGGCAGCTCGAAGCTCTCGGCCACTTCGGCCTCGTCCACGTCCACGGCGCCCGACTGTGAGTCGACCCGCCGGGCCTTGAGCTCTTCGAGGCTGTCCTCGCCGAGGTCGACCTCGTCGCGACGCGGGGCGTCGTAGTCGGTGGCCATCGGTTTCACTCTCCAATATCGATATGGTCGCTGCCGGTTGTAACGCCGGACGACGCCGTTTCGGTTCCCCTGGCCGGCCACCATCTGTGTCGGGCACCCGACCCGACGACCGTTGGGCCGGGTTCGCCGGAGCGGAACCCCCCGGCGAGCGCGGAACCTTACCCCCCCTTGGGCGAGGCATGTATACCGCCCTCGCGGGAGAGATGTACGCCCCTGCGCCCGAAGTTGTTCCCAATGTGACTCAGGCGACACGAAGATAGGGGTAGTCCTACCCGTTCCTTCAGTGGCGCGCCGGCATGTCGGACTGTTTCCACGCGGGAGCCGGACAAGGGTTAACCTCAGCGGCGTACTCCGACGGTCGACAGACGCGGCCCGACCGCGGCGGCCGCCGCCACCCAACCACCGCCCGGGGAGCGCCCAGGATGAGTTTTGCGCGAGTGCGGGCACTCGTTGTCGTCGGACTGCTGGCGGTCGTCGCCCTGGTCTTCGTGATCGTCGCCGTGGTGCGCGACAGTCAGGGCACGGCCGGCACCGCCGCCGGCTGTCCGGACGGCTGGCCGCTGGTCGACCTGCGCCTCCGCGAACAGAAGGACGTCAAGATCAACGTCTACAACGCCACCGACGAGGCCGGCCGGGCCGGCAGCGTGGCGGACGACTTCCGCAACCGGAAGTTCCAGGTCAAGAAGGTCGGCAACGAGAAGAAGGCGGTCGACGGCGTGGCGGTGCTGCGCTTCGGCCCCAAGGGCGTGGGCTCGGCCCACCTGCTGCGGGCCTACTTCCTCAACAACGCCGAGCAGGTGTTCCAGGCCAACCGCAAGGACGACACGGTCGACGTGGTGCTCGGCAACGGCTTCCAGCAGTTGGCCACCACGACCGAGGTGAACCAGTCGCTCGGTGACCTGGGCGCGCCCGTGGCGCCGGCCCAGACGTGCCCGATGCCGGTCGACAAGTGACCGGCGGGCCGGCCCACCGGCCCCGATGACGACCAGGGCGGTCTCCGCGATGCCGGCGGCCGCCCTGTCCCGTGTCCGGGGCCGGTGTCACGGTCCGTCGGAGGCTTGCGACGCCCGCTGCCCGCTGCCGTCACGGGCCGCCGGAGGCGTCCAGGTCGGTGAGCCGGGTGTGCAGCGGCCCGTGCAGCGCCGGCGGGGCGGCGAGCACCAGGTCCGGCCCGGCCGGACGACCGGCCACGCCGGTCACCAGCAGCCCGGCCTCCCGGGCCACCAGCCCGCCGGCGGCCAGGTCCCAGGCGGCCAGCCCCTTCTCGTAGTAGGCGTCCACCCGCCCCTCGGCGGCCAGGCAGAGGTCGAGCGCGGCCGCGCCCATCCGGCGGATGTCCCGGACGTGCGGGATCAACTCGGCGACCACCCGGGCCTGGTGGGACCGACGGCCGGCGTCGTAGCCGAACCCGGTGGCGACCAGTGCCTGCCCGAGGTCGGTCTCCGCCGAGCAGCGCAGCCGCCGGCCGTCCCGCCAGGCGCCGCCGCCCAGGGTCGCGGTCCACTCCTCGCCGGTGAACACGTTGCGCACCACCCCGGCGACGACCTCGCCGGCCACCTCGGCGGCGAGCGAGACCGCGCAGTAGGGCAGCCCGTAGAGGTAGTTGACGGTGCCGTCGATCGGGTCGACGACCCAGCGCACCCCGTCCGGCGCGGCGGGGCCGGTCCCGCCGGCGCCGAACTCCTCCCCGAGCACCGCGTCACCGGGCCGCCGGTCCCGCAGCGCGGCCACCACCTGCCGCTCCACCGCCCGGTCGGCGGCGGTGACCACGTCGGTCACCGTGCTCTTGGTCGCGGCCACCGACACGCCCTCGGACCGCATCCGGTGGGCGGTGGCGGCGGCGTCCCGCGCCACCTCGACGGCGATCGTGAGCAGTTCCCGCGGCGAGGGCGCGGAGGTGATCATGTTTGTCCCCTTCCCGCACGATCGGGACCGCCCGGTTCGCGCGTGGGTATCATCCTTACAAAGTCCACATCTGCGCCGAATCGGCGGTCCCGGCCGCGGTTACGCCGTGCGGCGCAGGATGATCGCGGCAGACGGCGTTACAATTCACCCTGCCCACGCGCCACGGACCGCCAGCGACCGGACGGACCGGGACACGGGGGTCCCTCAAACACTCGCCCGGCACGGCCGTTCGTGCTGCGCCGGACGACCCGGCCGTGCTCGCTCTTCGCCTCCGGAAGGTCATTCGTGACAGAACCCCGCCAGACCGGCGCCGACGTTCGCTCGCTCACCGACACCCTGATCGCCCACGCGCAGAGCGCCGGCGGCCAGCTCACGTCGGCCCAGCTCGCGCGCACCGTCGAGTCCGCTGAGGTGACCCCGGCCCAGGCCAAGAAGATCCTCCGCGCGCTCTCCGAGGCGGGCGTGACGGTGGTGGTGGACGGTTCCGCGAGCACCCGGCGCCGGGTCGCCGCGGCCCGGTCCGCCACGCCGGCTTCCCGGGCCACCACCGCCAAGACCACCAAGAAGGCCGCCGCGCCGGCCCCGAAGCAGGCGCCGGCCGTCGAGGAGTCCCCGGCCCCGGCCCCGCGGAAGGCGACGGCCCGCAAGGCCACCGGCACCACCGCCGAGGTGGCCGCCAAGGCCGCCGTCCCGGCGAAGGCCACCAAGGCGACCCGGGCCACCAAGGCCACCGTGGCCGCCAAGACCGCCGCGGCCAAGCCGGCGAAGCCCGGCGCCGAGGGTGAGGTCGACCCGGAGGAGCTGGCCGCCGAGATCGAGGACGTGGTGGTCGAGGAGCCGGCCGAGCTGGCCCAGGCCGCCGCGGCCGACGCGGCCAGTTCCGCCACCGACGGCGACTTCGAGTGGGACGACGAGGAGTCCGAGGCGCTCAAGCAGGCGCGTCGCGACGCCGAGCTGACCGCCTCCGCCGACTCGGTCCGGGCCTACCTCAAGCAGATCGGCAAGGTCCCGCTGCTCAACGCCGAGCAGGAGGTCGAGCTCGCCAAGCGGATCGAGGCCGGCCTCTACGCCGCCGAGCGGCTGCGCGCCGCCGACGAGGGCGAGGAGAAGCTGGTCCGCGACATGCAGCGCGACCTGATGTGGATCTCCCGGGACGGCGAGCGGGCCAAGAACCACCTGCTGGAGGCGAACCTCCGGCTGGTGGTCTCGCTGGCCAAGCGCTACACCGGGCGGGGCATGGCCTTCCTCGACCTGATCCAGGAGGGCAACCTCGGCCTGATCCGCGCCGTCGAGAAGTTCGACTACACCAAGGGCTACAAGTTCTCCACGTACGCCACCTGGTGGATCCGCCAGGCCATCACCCGCGCCATGGCCGACCAGGCCCGCACCATCCGCATCCCGGTGCACATGGTCGAGGTGATCAACAAGCTCGGCCGGATCCAGCGCGAGCTGCTCCAGGACCTGGGCCGCGAGCCCACCCCGGAGGAGCTGGCCAAGGAGATGGACATCACACCGGAGAAGGTGCTGGAGATCCAGCAGTACGCCCGGGAGCCCATCTCGCTCGACCAGACCATCGGTGACGAGGGCGACAGCCAGCTCGGCGACTTCATCGAGGACTCCGAGGCCGTCGTGGCGGTCGACGCGGTGTCGTTCTCGTTGCTGCAGGACCAGCTCCAGCAGGTCCTGCAGACGTTGTCCGAGCGTGAGGCCGGGGTGGTGCGCCTGCGCTTCGGTCTCACCGACGGCCAGCCGCGCACCCTGGACGAGATCGGCCAGGTCTACGGCGTGACCCGGGAGCGCATCCGGCAGATCGAGTCCAAGACCATGTCCAAGTTGCGGCACCCCTCGCGTTCCCAGGTGCTCCGCGACTACCTGGACTGACCGCACACGTCAACCAGTCGTGTCGGTTTGATCACCAGCCGTAGAACACAGATCGGTGATCGGTCGGTTGCACGTTTGTGATCGTTGACGTGGCACCCTTGGTGCACGGCACACTGTCTTCCACGCCAGGTGTGACCTCGGTCCCCCGCGGGCACACAGGGAAGGCAGGGCCCGAGATGGGTGTTGCACGATAGGTGAGCAACGACCGACGAGTGTGTTCATCGGTGACGACCAGAGGAGGAAGGCGATGACCCCGACCCTCACGCCGCCGCCCGAGACGGTGAGCCCCCCGGCCGCCGATGAACGGTGCGACCGCTGTAATGCTGCCGGCAAGCTCCGGATCACCCTGTCGGGTGGGAGCGAGCTGGTGTTCTGTGGGCACCACGCGAACAAGTACGCGGAGGATCTCGTGAAGATCACCGTGCGGTACGCGACGGACCCGGAGTTCAGCTGGCGGGGCACCGATCTGATGGCGAACTGAGCCGACAAACAATCCGCAACGCGACATAACCGACCGGAGACGCCCAGACGGGCGCCTCCGGTCGGTTTTTCGTACCCTGCCGCGCTGGTGTTAAGAAGGGGCCCCGCCTCTACCGGAGGCGTTAAGAAGGGGCCCCTCCTTACAGTGTCTGCACGGTGGCGATGCGCTCCTCGAGCTGCTCGATCGTCGCCTGGGCGCTGGGCGGGCCGCCGCAGATCCGGCGCAGCTCGGCGTGGATCTTGCCGTGCGGCTGCCCGGTGTGGTGGTGCCGGGCGGCCACCAGGGCGTTCAGTTGCCGCCGTAGCGCCACCCGACGCTGGGCCGCACTCATCGGTGGGGGCGCCGCCACTGCGGCGGCAGCGGCCGGCTCAGCGGTCCGCTGGGCGGCCCGGCGCTTCTGCGCGGCGAGCTGGTCGGCCTGCCGCTTGGTCAGCAGCAGGGAGACCTGGTCGGCGGTGAGCAGACCGGGCAGCCCGAGGTATTCCTCCTCCTCCGGGGTGCCGGCCTGGGCGGCGGTGCCGAACGACGCGCCGTCGAAGATCACCTGGTCCAGCTCGGCGGTGGCGGAGAGCGCGGCGAACCGCTTCTCCAGCTCGCCGCTGGCGCCGTCGTCGCGCTGGGCACGCTCCAACAGGTCGTCGTCGAAGCCCTCGCGGTCCTTGGGCTTGCCGAGCACGTGGTCCCGCTCGATCTCCATCTCGCTGGCCAGCCCGAGCAGGTGCGGCACGCTGGGCAGAAAGACCGAGGCGGTCTCGCCGGGGCGACGGGCGCGGACGAACCGGCCGATCGCCTGGGCGAAGTAGAGCGCGGTGCTGGCGCTCGTCGCGTACACGCCGACGGCCAGCCGGGGGATGTCCACCCCCTCGGACACCATCCGCACCGCGACCAGCCAGCGCTGCTCGGACGCCGCGAACGTCGCGATCCGCGCGGACGCGCCCTGGTCGTCGGAGAGCACCACGGCCGCCTTCTCGCCGGTCACCTGCTCCAGCAGCTTCGCGTACGCGCGGGCCACCTGCTGGTCGCTGGCGATGACCAGGCCGCCCGCGTCGGGCATGCCGTTGGCCCGCAGCACGCTCAGCCGGGCGTCGGCGGCGCGCAGCACCTGCGGCATCCAGTCGCCGGCCGGGTCCAGCGCGGTGCGCCACGCCTGGGCGATCAGGTCCTGCGTCATCGGCTCGCCCAGCCGGGCGGCCAGCTCGTCGCCGGCGTTGGTGCGCCACCGGGTCTCCCCGGAGTAGGCCAGGAACAGCACCGGCCGGACCACGCCGTCGCGCAGCGCGTCGGCGTAGCCGTAGACCGAGTCGGCCCGCGAGCGCAGCAGCCCGTCCCCGCCGCGCTCGTAGCCGATGAACGGGATCGGGTTGTCGTCGGAGCGGAACGGCGTGCCGGTGAGCATCAGCCGGCGGACCGCGGGTTCGAACGCCGCCTTGACGCCGTCGCCCCAGGTGCGGGCGTCACCGGCGTGGTGGATCTCGTCGAGGACGACCAGCGTGCGCCGGGTCATGGTGCGCCGCCGGTGCACCTGCGGCGCCATGCCGACCTGGGCGTAGGTGACCACCGCGCCGTGGAAGTCGGCGGCGGAGTGCAGGTCGGCGTTGCGGAACGCGGCGTCGAGCTGGATGCCGACCCGGGCCGCGGCCTGCGCCCACTGGGTCTTCAGGTGCTCGGTCGGCGCGACCACGGTGACCGCCTCGACGGTGCCGTCGGCGAGCAGCTCGGCGGCGATCCGCAGGGCGAACGTGGTCTTTCCGGCGCCGGGTGTGGCGACCGCGGTGAAGTCCTCGGCCCGGCGACGCAGGTATTCCACCATCGCCTTGCGTTGCCAGGAACGCAGGGGCGGGAACGTGTCGAGCGCCGGCGACCGCGGTGGCACGGTGGCTCCTCTCCCCATGAAAACGCCCTCGCGCACCCGTGGCGCGAAGGCCGACCCAGCATAACCAGCGGGGGCGTTCCGCCCCACCCGACGCCACGCTGGTCACATCCGCCCACCCCGGTGCGGGACGGTCAGGACCACTCTCCGCGGGCCCCGGTGCGCGGCGGGCGCAGCGTCGCCACCGGGGCGGACCAGCGCCGGCGCAGCGCGATCAGGCGCAGTCCGAAGACGACGACCGCGGCGGCGGTCAGCGGCACGGTGGTGGCCCGCCCGTACGTCGACAGCAGCGTCACCATGATCGAGCCGGCGAGCGCCGCCACGGCGTAGATCTCCCGGCGCAGCACCACCGGGATCTCGCCGGTGAGCAGGTCGCGGCCGAGCCCGCCGCCGATCGCGGTGAGCATGCCGATCATGCAGGCCCCGACGGCGGGCACGTGCGCGTCGAGCGCCTTGAGCGTGCCGGTGACGGTGAACAGCGCCAGCCCGGCCGCGTCGAGCACCAGCACGGTGGTGCGCAGCCGGGCGAGCTGAGGGTGCAGCCGGAACACGGCGGCGGCGGTGACGGCGGCGGTGACCGCGTACCGCCAGTCGGCGAACGCCAGTGGGGGCACCTCGTCGATGACCAGGTCGCGGAAGATGCCGCCGCCGAGGGCGGCGACCACGCCGACGAAGACCACCCCGAACAGGTCGAGCCGTTTGGCGACCGCCGCGGAGGCGCCGGAGGCGGCGAAGACCGCCACGCCGGTGAGGTCGGCGAGGAGCAGGGCGGTGGAGGTGGTCACCGCCGCAGGTTACGTGGGCGGGCGGCGGGGCCGCCCGCGATCACTCGCCCCAGGAGTCGTAGACCTCCTTGCACTTCGGGCAGACCGGGGAACCGGGCTTGGCGGCCTTGGTCACCGGGAACTTCTCCCCGCACAGCGCGATGACGTACGTGCCCATGACCGCGCTCTCGGCGATCTTGTCCTTGCGCACGTAGTGGAACATCTCGGGGCCGGTGTCGGCTTCCTTCTGCTCCGGGCGTTCGAGAATCTGAGTGCTCATGTCCCACCTCCGGCTTACCAGTTTCGCAGGCCGGCCGGGCCGGGTCCACCGGAGCCCTTCCGGCGGGCGGCCCGTACCGTAACGGAAGTGACCAACTTTCGCATCAGCCTCGGTGGTGAGGTGGCCGACGCCCTGCGGGACGGCCGCCCGGTGGTGGCGCTGGAGAGCACGATCGTCTCGCACGGCCTGCCCCGGCCGGACAACCTGCGCGTGGCGCGACAGATCGAGCAGGCGGTCCGGGACGCGGGCGCGGTGCCGGCCACCATCGGCATGGTCGCCGGCGAGCTTCGGGTCGGGCTGGACGACGCCCAGCTCACCCGGCTCGCCACGATCGACGGCGTGAGCAAGCTCTCGGTGCGCGACCTGGCCCCGGCGGCGGCCACCGGCGCGGACGGGGCCACCACGGTCGCGGCCACCAGCGCGGTGGCGGCGGCGGCCGGGATCGCGGTGTTCGCCACCGGCGGGCTCGGCGGCGTGCACCGGGAGGCGGCGCAGACGTTCGACGAGTCGGCCGACCTGGTCACGCTGGCCCGTACCCCGATCGCGGTGGTCTGCGCCGGGGTGAAGTCGATCCTCGACGTGGGCGCCACCCTGGAGCGGATGGAGACGCTGGGGGTGAGCGTGGTCGGCTACCGCACCCGACGGTTCCCCGGGTTCTATCTCACCGACGCCGGCTTCGACCTGGACTGGTCGGTGGACTCGCCGGAGCAGGCGGCCGACGTGCTGGCCGCCCGGGCCGCGCAGGGCGTGCACCGGGGCGGGCTGATCGTGGCCAACCCGCTCCCGGCCGACGAGCAGCTCGACCCGGCGCTGCACGACCGCACGCTCGCCGACGGGTTGGCCGCGCTGGCCCGCGAGGGCGTCACCGGCAAGGCGGTGACCCCGTTCCTGCTGGCCCACTTCCACTCCGCCACCGAGGGCGCCAGCCTCGCGGTCAACGTCCGGATCATCCTGCGCAACGCCGACCTGGCGGCCCGGATCGCGGTCGCCGCCGCGGGCCGGCGCGACGGCACCCCATGAGCGGCGTACCGCGCGTCGTCGTCGTCGGCGACGTGATCACGGACGTGGTCGCGATGCTCTCCGGGCCGCTCGCGACCGGCTCGGACACCGCGGCCGGGATCCGGTTCAGCGGCGGCGGGCAGGCGGCCAACACCGCCGCCTGGCTCGCCGGGCAGGGCGCGGCCGTGACGCTGGTGGCCGCGGTGGGCGACGACGAGACCGGCCGGGAACGGGTCGCCGAGCTGACCCGGGTCGGCGTGGACTGCGCGGTGGAACGGCACGAGGGCTACCCGACCGGCACGGTGATCGTGCTCACCCACGACGGGGAGCGCACCATGGTCAGCCAGCGGGGCGCGAACCTGCGGCTGACCGCGCGCCACGTGGACGCCGCGTTGGCCGCCGCGCC encodes:
- a CDS encoding trimeric intracellular cation channel family protein: MTTSTALLLADLTGVAVFAASGASAAVAKRLDLFGVVFVGVVAALGGGIFRDLVIDEVPPLAFADWRYAVTAAVTAAAVFRLHPQLARLRTTVLVLDAAGLALFTVTGTLKALDAHVPAVGACMIGMLTAIGGGLGRDLLTGEIPVVLRREIYAVAALAGSIMVTLLSTYGRATTVPLTAAAVVVFGLRLIALRRRWSAPVATLRPPRTGARGEWS
- a CDS encoding pseudouridine-5'-phosphate glycosidase; this translates as MTNFRISLGGEVADALRDGRPVVALESTIVSHGLPRPDNLRVARQIEQAVRDAGAVPATIGMVAGELRVGLDDAQLTRLATIDGVSKLSVRDLAPAAATGADGATTVAATSAVAAAAGIAVFATGGLGGVHREAAQTFDESADLVTLARTPIAVVCAGVKSILDVGATLERMETLGVSVVGYRTRRFPGFYLTDAGFDLDWSVDSPEQAADVLAARAAQGVHRGGLIVANPLPADEQLDPALHDRTLADGLAALAREGVTGKAVTPFLLAHFHSATEGASLAVNVRIILRNADLAARIAVAAAGRRDGTP
- a CDS encoding DUF3039 domain-containing protein, giving the protein MSTQILERPEQKEADTGPEMFHYVRKDKIAESAVMGTYVIALCGEKFPVTKAAKPGSPVCPKCKEVYDSWGE